The following DNA comes from Salvelinus sp. IW2-2015 linkage group LG1, ASM291031v2, whole genome shotgun sequence.
tgAGCGAACGTGTGATTTTGGATGAGTGGGTGGTGCGTCGTTCCCAGTGGTTAGCACATCTGAAATGCAGTGGCGCGTCCTTCTCAGTTGTTAGTACCTCCTGAAATACTATGGCGCGTCCTTCTCAGTTGTTAGTACCTCCTGAAATACTATGGCGCGTCCTTCTCAGTTGTTAGTACCTCCTGAAATACTGTGGTGCGTCATTCTCAGTTGTTAGTACATCTGAAATACAGCTGCAGTTGAGAAGCTCAAAACTATTAGTTTCCTCGCTCTCTTAATACATTATGCAGAGTGACTTGCAGGTGAACTTAGGGCACATTGACTgatttttcacttagtcggctCGGTGATTCGAACAaacaacctttctgttactggccctgTGCtcttaactactaggctacctgctgtattAATACATAAAATACATGAAACCAGGCTGACCAATTGACTAGTGAAAGACCAATAAGGCCACATTaacatattaaatatataatttcatATTGGCACATATTTAAATATTTCCATCATGGTTCATGAACCTCTTTGCAGTGGACTACAGTAAACCAATCTCTGCTCCATGATCCCAGCATAAGGAGGAGAGTGATCCACAAAACTCTTGAATCAAACGTCCAACCTGCTGTTTGTGGAGCTCCCAAGGACAAGAGACATGGTTAGCCAGTTGAACTAAAGGCCACAGTGTGAATGTACAAAAAAACGACGTCTGATCTTTGCAATTTCTTTGAACTATTTTTCGATATCAGTTGATGTGGTCGACAAGGTCGGACAAAACATAAAGTCCAGGTGTCTCTGTCATCATGAGGACACACGTGACTTTAATTAATGTATCTTCATTTTCTGTCTGTCAGTGACCACTCTGTATATGTCACTATTGTTATCTTGAGATgagaataaaataaaactgtCCCACTCTGTAAACccaatttatggatttttttcctgtGAGTTTCATTGtatgactgttatttattatatacagtaccattcaaaagtttggacacacctactcattcaagggtttttctttattttttactattttctatattgtaaaatgatagtgaagacatcaaactatgaaataatacatatggaatcatgtagtaaccaaaaaagcgttaacttcttatggctgggggcagtattgagtagcttggatgaataaggtgcccagagtaaactgcctgctattcaggcccagaagctaagatatgcatattattagtagatttggatagaaaacactctgaagtttctaaaacggttttaAAAATGTRtgtgagtataacagaactcatatggcaggagaaaacctgagaaaaaatccaaccagcaagtgggaaatctgaggtttgtaggtttgcRtatccaatatacagtgtctatggggtcatattgcacttcctaaggcttccactagatgtcaacagtctttagaaccttgtttgatgcttctactgtgaaggatgagggaataagagctgattgagtcaggggtctggcagagtgccacgagctcactcaggcgcacccccgtgagaggtagctgcgttccattgcattgcattgcgtcatgaatttggattttggaaataaacgcacaaacaaaaaggaggtatttggacataaattatggactttatcgaacaaaacaaacatttattgtggaactgggattgcTGGGAGTGCATTATGATYaagatcatcaaaggtaagtgaatatttataatgttatttctgacttctgttgactccacaacatggcgggtacctgtatggcttgtttttgtgtctgagtgScgtactcagattattgcatggtatgctttttccgtaaagtttttttgaaatctgacacatcggTTGCATTatggagaagtttatctaaagttccatgtaaaacacttgtatcttttatcaatgtttattatgagtatttctgtaaattgatgtggctctctgcaaaatcaccagatgttttggaggcaaaacattactgaacataacgcgccaatgtaaactaagatttttgNNNNNNNNNNNNNatatgaactttattgaacaaaacatacatgtattgtgtaacatgaagtcctatgagtgtcatctgatgaagatcatcaaaggttagtgattcattttatctcaatttctgctttttgtgactcctctctttggctggaaaaatggctgtgtttttctgtgactaggtactgacctaacataatcagatggtgtgctttcgtcgtaaagcctttttgaaatcggacactgtggtgggattaacaacaagtttatctttaaaatggtgtaaaatacttgtttgaggaattttaattatgagatttctgttgtttgaatttggcggcctgcactttcactggctgttgtcaagtcgatcccgttaaccggatctcagccgtaagaagttaaacaaatcaaaatatattttatcttttagattcttcaaagtagccaccctttgccttgataacagctttgcatgctattggcattctctcaaccagcttcacctggaatgcttttccaacagtcttSAATGAggtctcacatatgctgagcacttgttggctgcttttccttcMctctgtggtccaactcatcccaaaccatctcaattgggttgaggtRgggtgattgtggaggccaggtcatcWgatgcagctctccatcactctccttcttgatcaaatagcccttacacagtctgMaggtgtgttttgggtcattgtcctgttgaaaaacaaatgacactcCCACTAagcgtgaaggcctgattcacgcagtatcctctgaagagttgatgttgaggtgtgtctgttacttgaactctgtgaagcatttatttgggctgcattttctgaggctggtaactctaatgaacttatcctctgcagcagaggcaactctggtTCTTTCTTTCCTgttgtggtcctcatgagagccagtttcatcatagcgcttgatggtttttgcgactgcacttgaagaaattgtcaaaattcttgacattttcagtattgactggccttcatgtcttaaagtaatgatggactgtcatttctctttgcttatttgagctgttcttgccatgatatggacttggtattttaccaaatagggctatcttctatataccacccataccttgtcacaacacaactgatttggaaagaaattccacaaattaacttttaacaaggcacacctgttaattgaaatgcattcgaggtgactacctcatgaagctggttgagagaatgccaagagtgtggaaaactgtcatcaaggcaaagggtggctactttgaagaatctcaaatataaaatatattttgatttgtttaacacttttttggttaccacatgatttgatatgtgttatttcatagttttgatgtcttcactattattttacaatgtagaaaatagtcaaaataaagaaaaacccttgaatgagtcagtttgtccaaacttttgaccggtactgtgtTTGCTACATAATGAAACTATTGGTCACTATTTTTGGAGTGCGGACTGTCTACAAATGAATCTGGAGTTTCATTGTTGGAATGGATTTTCCATGGTAAGTACAGTTCAACACAGATGAGAACACTTCTTTATTTGTCCAGATCATTATGTGTTGCACAGACGAGAACAGTTATTTCACTGCATAATAGATGTAATTCCCAAGTAGACCCAACAAGAGGCGGTATAGGATCASGTTTCAGATGGAAAGGGGTGTCTTTCTgggggagggaaaggggatacctagtcagttgcacaactgcattcaaccgaaatctgtcttccgcatttaacccacacccctctgaatcagagcggctTGGGAAAAGTAATAATATGGTTGGACCTTTCTCTTCTCATCCTtgaacttttttttgttgttgttgtctctctccctctctctttctctctccctctctcatattcACATGCATAATAGACTCGGTGTAACTCGGGAAAGAGTTAAACTCATTAAGTAGTGTTGATGGGTCCAGCCTGTTTGGCAGTGGAAACGAGCAAGAGAATGAAGGGACAACCAGATTACAAATGTCCGACAAAGATGGGTGCTGATGAGACGCCTTGCATTTAGCAAAGAAAACAACTCACTTGTACAGAACGTTCACCATTTCATCTACAACAGTCTTATCTCAAAAGACCTGCTAGTTGGACTGTCTTTCAATAGATGTTGGTTTTCCGGGGCCTGCCTGACTATGTAAAGCTGTGAACCAGTAAATAGAGCCAGTGAAAGCACTGTTTAAACTGGGATAGAAAGGTGATGTGATGTCTTTAGAGCTTATTAATGTTTCCCATGTTCTCTTTAAAACCAAAGCCAAACACCCTCACAGAGGAAGTGTCCTGTGGTGGTCTGTCACTGGTACCAGTCCTGATTGAAAAACAACCCCAGTCACTCACATAGTCCCCCCCCCTGCTGTCCCGACTCCGGTCCGGTTCCACCCCCAGCAGTGACAATCACAGGACAGTGACAGAGCGGACTGAGCCGGTTCTGTGTTCTGCTGACAAAAGGGACACATGGAGACTGAGAGGTCCAGAACCTCTGCCCTCTCTGGGAACTGGGCCCAGGGTTCTCTGCAGGGTTCTAGCCTATGGGCCTGCGGAGCGCTGGACCCACAAAAACTGGTTCTGTTTGCATTCTTCAATGTTCCAGAGCTGGCTGCTAGGCAGTAGCCGTGACAACGTGTAGATTGTGGTGTGATCAGAGCCTGCTGAGCAAGGAGGGAACAAGACAAACAGAGGGCCTTAACACTGTCAGTACACACATGGGGAGGCtgagaacacacacccacacacacacacacatatttttctCGCACTTCTCTATCTTCTCCCATCCTTTCTCTCACCGTCAATGaataaatggacataaattcCCAAAATGCATTCGCATATGTGTACGACTGTGAATGYATGGACATGTGCATCTGTATATAACTATGAATAAGATTTGCTTGTGTGCACCAACAAAGATGCCTCTTTAATTTCATAGACAGCTTGTGTCACTGAACTTGTCTCAATCACAAGCTATCCCTTCACGGCTGAGAAGGAGCTTTACTGCGATACAGTGGGGATCTGTGGCCTTTCTAAACACAGACTGCGCATTTTAGACACTGGCTGCCTCTCAATGGTCAAAAACCGTTTCCCTCTCCTAATCTCCTTTCCTTAATCTGCACTGACGAGAACGAGCTGGACAGGTGAATGTACATTCATAGTTGGCACCCGACCATACTGCTTTCACCTGTCCTGTCCCATTAGACCATTCCCTTTTCAAAAGTCTGCACTGAAACCATGCTCTTCTTTCATACCCTTGCTAATGTGAAAGCACTGATTAGATGAAAGCTTTATGGTGGATTCTCTACTCTGACCTATTGGAGAGCTAGGAGAAACCATCTCCATATTGTTGTCCACTCAAGTGCTTCCCAAGCTGTTTCTCACCAAGACTGGTTCCTAACTGGCTAGAACCTGTTCACTTGGTGTGTCACCAAAACACTCCAACCGTGTTATGTGGGTCACAGTTTCAATAAGTTGTGTCAACTGTGCCCTCCTCTTCCTGGCTTTCATTGCTGCGCTTAGTCACCTTAACCTACTTCAAGAGTCACTTCAGCCCCACCTCGCTTCATCTCGGATGCAGATCAGGTTTGAAAACCTTGTCTGATGAGAAAAGTAAGCAGACAGAGAGCGATAAGGCCTCTCATTTTAATGAACCTTCCCATTATGCAGCCTCAGACACTCAATGGTGGCTTGGTAGACAGAGGAGAATTTCATGTGCAGCAAAAAACGGAACGTCTGGCCCGAACAAACAAGAGACCAGACCAGAAAAGGCCCCTCGTCCGTCGTCATGGGAACCACAGGGGAACTGAAGGGTTTGGGAAAGTGCGGGTTGTTTTGGTCGCCTAGTGccccctttttccctcattcttccctctctcctctcgtctccctctcttggTTCTGTTTGGTGACTGCGAGGGGGACTTCAATGTGACGGTAGCTTGGCAACTCCCCCGGTGGTTGGACATTGATATGCAGTGAGGGGACTGGGACTGGGGAGAGGGCTGAGGAACAATGCTCTCCTTATgagagtccccccccccctctcaggcCCAGGCAGAACTAAGTGGGAGGACAAATATTTCAGCTCAGGGAGCCGAGACGCAACACATAAGACAGGGTCGACCAGCCGAAGGATCCTCACCGTCAATGTCCTCTgtgctgttagtgtgtgtgtgagagggatgaTGGATGAGTATATGTGTCTGTgacagagaatgtgtgtgtgtgtacttgtgtgtgtatgcgtccgtgtgtgtgcatgtgtgtgcgtacatgtgtgggtgggtgtgtgtgtgggcagacgTGGTGGTCTCTTTAAATTGACAGTGACTTGTTCATGCTCTGATAGATGCATGCTTCCCTCAGCCATGATTTATTTGCCAGTAAAAACAAGACCACAGACACTGTCTCACTATTTATTGAGCACTgaataaaaaacatacaaaacaccCGCTACTAAATACTACCTCAGATAAACTATGTTAGATTCAAATCAGACATAATTGCAGTAAATTCACAATATAAGGGAATATATACTAACTCCAAAGAAAaacaatggatttattgataCTTTTTACTACATTCATATGATTTGACTGATCTCTTTTTGAGGAGTGAAAGTTTTCCAGATTGTACACATATGTACACTGAAATACACTGAAACATGTACACTAAAATATTGTTCATTGGGTCCTGCAATCTGAGCAGGTCGAAATTCCAGTATTGTGTCACATGACAGCAAACCACAATAGATATCAGCATTGTATCAGTCAGATTGTACTCTACACAGATTCACCATGTTGATAGGGATTGGTTAGGTTCTATCTcgacatacagtatatcaacatATTGACACAGGAGCCATTGTGTAGACTAGCGGTTACACTAATCGCTTTtaataataatagtgtttatctGTAGAATAGACGTGGTGTAAAATCTGGGCACGGTGTCAACAAAGCGTCTcatgagtaggagtgctgataaaggatctgtccatataataaTATTCAAGTTTGAtccaaaaggcaaaactgatcctagatcagcattcctagaCTGAGACGCTTGGTGGATACYGGCCCTGAGCAATGTTCGTAGCTCTGCAGAAGATGCTCAGCAGCATTGTTTTTGACGGGCAAAATGATGAGAAAACCCTGAGCAACACAYCAAACAATACTGGAACAATTCTTAACACACCAGACCGTTGATTTGCGCCCACTGTCACATTGCTCTGGAGAGATCCTAGACGACTACACTGTACTGGTTGTTAGTTACTTAGCTAATGACAAGGTCAATGAATATTTACACCACATGTAAACAGTCTGTCACCAGCAGTAGTGGGTYTTATGACTGGCGTTTGACGGGTACCATTCTACCACATTCCTTCCSTTGTCGATCACTGTGAGATGGGGTGCAGGGGGTTAGAAGGAGGTTAGAGAGGGAACATGTACCCCACAGACACAGTCAGAGGATCCCTCAAAGGCTCTTTCTGTTGTTAATCTCCACTAATAAAAACtcaggaagtaaaaaaaaaaaWAKAKCAAGAATCCAGACCGTTATTCACAGCTAAGATAATTGTTTCCTTTTATTTGTAAGGTTAATGGAACTTCTTTGTTGGTGTTCTTTTTATTATAAGAGAGTATAGAAACGAGTAAAAAAAAGTTGAGAAAAGTTCATGGCAGTTGATTCAGCTCTCTTCTAGCTTTCAGCTCCACCACTACAATTGATATGTTGTCTCGTGTCATAARGGTTAAGTTATCTTCATAACTTATCTCACGGCTGGGAGGGATTGAAGACAACCAAAGCCCATCAAGTAGTCATAACCATAAATTCGCTCAAAACCAATGACCTTAAACTCATAAAAAGTGGGCTTTAAGCAGGAAGTCGCCCCCTATGCATGATGATGTCAACAGTGCCGAGTCTACCTTTCATCTCAATAGTCTTCTTGgtaaaataaaggtcaaataagtCACTCTCTAAAGACCCAGCATCATAGAGATCCTTTATCTTCATTCAGTTCAATGCCCAGCACAGCCACCGTGGGCCGAGAGAGGTTGGGGTAAGAGAGCTGGAGGTCTGGAGGTCTAAGGGTAGCTTGGTCACTTTGTGCTCCAATGAAGTGACTCCTGGCTAGTCAGGGAGAGGACCTCAGCAGGGTGTTCCGATGACAATGAGAGAGGAGCTGTCTTTGGCCTTGTCATAGAAGATGGCTGGTGTGGTCCCAGACACAATCGTCAGCTTCTCCTCCTTGGTGGAGGACGGYGAGAGTGAtgacggagaggagagggaggtggaggccGCTGTGGCGGTAGTCGAGGAAGACAATGATGAAGAGGCTCCGTCTGGTAGACACTCctcacagcagcaacaacaacagtccATGAAGGCCTGGCCCAGTgaacgacacagacacaggaacaacacCGGTGTCACCGAGCAACGGACAAACAACAGGAACTGGCCAATCAGAGCCAGCAGGGCCTCAGTTGTCGTGGAGACGGGGTTGGCGATGTAGGCCAGGGCGATGTTACAGACATTCTCGGGGAGGTTGCACGCGGCGTAAACGATGGCCAAAGCCACGACCGTAGAACTCAACCTACGCTCTctcttcagctgctgctgcttcttaGGAGCGGAGGAGGATGAcgatgaagaggaggtggaggaggaggaagggcgtACTCTCTTTCCTCCTACTACTGTGGCTGTCCCCTGTTTCCTCCGCGCCTCCTCAGCGACAACGTGTCTCGTCACCAGCTGACAGGCGAGGGTGAAGAGGAGCGGCAGGCAGAAGTAGCAGCCGAAGCACCACCACATGCGGGCCTCGTGGTAGGTCAGCACCAGGGAGTAGACCGACTCAGGAAGGCTGAGGGAGGGCCTCCGGACACACAGGTCCACCACGAAGCCCCCTGGCTGGACGGAGACCTCCTGGGTSAGCTGCCACAGCAGCAGCTCTGGAGCAGCCAGGACCATGGAGCCGATCCAGACCACAGACAGCTTGGCCAGGATGGACTGGCAGGGCTCCACCCGCGGGGCCTGGGGCTGGGGGCTGGTCGCTGCGTGGAACCGGTCGATGGTCAATGCACACAGGCTGAACGTGGCTACTCCCAGGGAGGTCACCTGGAAGGAGAGGGGTaggagaaggacagagggagaaYTAAGGAAGAAGAMgggggagagatgtagagagggaggCGAAACAGGCAGAGAAAgtgaagatgggagagaggggtgagggcaaagaaggagaggagagaagaggaSagtggaaaggagagggagagtgaatggGATAGATGGAGTGACACTGGTTTCAATACAAGATGTTCATTTGGCAGGTCTTGATGCTGATTCTGAGGCTTCTCCAACTCGCCAAAGAAAAAACTGGGGGAAGCACTACCGCCCCGAATAGATGCCCCAGGAATATGCAAATGTCCTAAGCTTGGTTAAAAAGAGCATATAGACTAACATTAGAGCGTCCTGTCTGACCCAGATCCCCCTCCTCGATAGAGCTCCTAACAACCTC
Coding sequences within:
- the gpr37l1a gene encoding G-protein coupled receptor 37-like 1 isoform X1, whose translation is MTPLFALFVLFLRAAEPRHVGSGYTALRTQDRDGSARVLTTGNRESDTGVNQNQIGGGYIESLLQEPDANPKRIPRGANDGSSRKRDQQSPHSYQHPRPYDPDGYFTTPKNAHLANSTPDRDFKGSVLLHNPLYPVTDSSYRAYAVMLLALILFSMGIVGNLALMCXVWHNYYLKSAWNCILASLAFWDFLVLFFCMPVVVFNELTKRRLLGDLSCRIVPYMEVTSLGVATFSLCALTIDRFHAATSPQPQAPRVEPCQSILAKLSVVWIGSMVLAAPELLLWQLTQEVSVQPGGFVVDLCVRRPSLSLPESVYSLVLTYHEARMWWCFGCYFCLPLLFTLACQLVTRHVVAEEARRKQGTATVVGGKRVRPSSSSTSSSSSSSSAPKKQQQLKRERRLSSTVVALAIVYAACNLPENVCNIALAYIANPVSTTTEALLALIGQFLLFVRCSVTPVLFLCLCRSLGQAFMDCCCCCCEECLPDGASSSLSSSTTATAASTSLSSPSSLSPSSTKEEKLTIVSGTTPAIFYDKAKDSSSLIVIGTPC
- the gpr37l1a gene encoding G-protein coupled receptor 37-like 1 isoform X2 encodes the protein MTPLFALFVLFLRAAEPRHVGSGYTALRTQDRDGSARVLTTGNRESDTGVNQNQIGGGYIESLLQEPDANPKRIPRGANDGSSRKRDQQSPHSYQHPRPYDPDGYFTTPKNAHLANSTPDRDFKGSVLLHNPLYPVTSLGVATFSLCALTIDRFHAATSPQPQAPRVEPCQSILAKLSVVWIGSMVLAAPELLLWQLTQEVSVQPGGFVVDLCVRRPSLSLPESVYSLVLTYHEARMWWCFGCYFCLPLLFTLACQLVTRHVVAEEARRKQGTATVVGGKRVRPSSSSTSSSSSSSSAPKKQQQLKRERRLSSTVVALAIVYAACNLPENVCNIALAYIANPVSTTTEALLALIGQFLLFVRCSVTPVLFLCLCRSLGQAFMDCCCCCCEECLPDGASSSLSSSTTATAASTSLSSPSSLSPSSTKEEKLTIVSGTTPAIFYDKAKDSSSLIVIGTPC